The proteins below come from a single Bacteroidales bacterium WCE2004 genomic window:
- a CDS encoding methionyl-tRNA synthetase, with the protein MDKQFKRTLVTCALPYANGPVHIGHLAGVYVPADIYVRYLRMRGREVLYVCGSDEHGVPITIKARQQGCTPQDIVDRYHGIIKDSFEGLGIHFDIYGRTSSEVHAKNAAGFFRKLYDDGKFITRESEQYYDPEAKTFLADRYIVGTCPKCGNKGAYGDQCEKCGSTLSPEELINPHSKLSGATPVKKKTTHWYLPLQDYEQWLREWILEGHQEWRSNVYGQVKSWLDGGLQPRAVTRDLDWGVPVPVEGAEGKVLYVWFDAPIGYISNTQELLPDSWEKWWKSPDTRLVHFIGKDNIVFHCIVFPAMLKAYGDGYILPDNVPANEFLNLEGDKISTSRGWAVWAHEYLQDFPGKEDVLRYVLTANAPETKDNDFSWKDFQQRNNSELVAIFGNFVNRAMVLTHKYFGGKVPACGSLEDIDKEALAQVPALKASMEKNIEEFKFREALKDAMGIARVGNKYISDTEPWKVAKTDLDRTGTILNISLQICADLAIAFEPFTPFAAKRLREMLGSALDWEVLGRPQILPAGHQLGAAELLFAKIEDAAIDAQLARLDRIRAEREAAAKAEAAKLVAPQKAECTFDEFEKMDIRTATVLEAERVPKTDKLLKLTIDTGIDRRVIVSGIAEYYTPEAMVGKQICILANLQPRTIRGIESHGMILMAKQGDGSMRFITPQEAVSNGAIVG; encoded by the coding sequence ATGGACAAACAATTCAAAAGAACCCTTGTGACCTGTGCGTTGCCCTACGCCAACGGTCCGGTCCACATCGGCCACCTGGCCGGTGTCTATGTGCCTGCCGACATCTACGTCCGCTACCTGCGGATGCGCGGCAGGGAAGTGCTGTACGTCTGCGGCTCCGACGAGCACGGCGTGCCCATCACCATCAAGGCGCGCCAGCAGGGCTGCACGCCGCAGGACATCGTGGACCGCTACCACGGGATCATCAAGGACTCCTTCGAGGGGCTGGGCATCCACTTCGACATCTATGGCCGCACCTCCTCCGAGGTGCACGCCAAGAACGCCGCCGGCTTCTTCCGCAAGCTCTATGACGACGGCAAGTTCATCACCAGGGAGAGCGAGCAGTACTACGACCCCGAGGCCAAGACCTTCCTCGCCGACCGCTACATCGTGGGCACCTGCCCCAAGTGCGGTAACAAAGGCGCCTACGGCGACCAGTGCGAGAAGTGCGGCAGTACCCTCAGCCCGGAGGAGCTCATCAACCCGCACAGCAAGCTGAGCGGCGCCACGCCCGTCAAGAAGAAGACCACCCACTGGTATCTCCCGCTGCAGGATTATGAGCAGTGGCTGCGCGAGTGGATCCTGGAGGGCCACCAGGAATGGCGCTCCAACGTCTACGGCCAGGTCAAGAGCTGGCTGGACGGCGGCCTGCAGCCGCGCGCCGTCACGCGCGACCTCGACTGGGGCGTGCCCGTGCCCGTCGAGGGCGCCGAGGGCAAGGTCCTCTACGTCTGGTTCGACGCGCCGATCGGCTACATCTCCAACACGCAGGAGCTCCTGCCGGACAGCTGGGAGAAGTGGTGGAAGTCGCCCGACACCCGGCTCGTGCACTTCATCGGCAAGGACAACATCGTCTTCCACTGCATCGTCTTCCCGGCGATGCTCAAGGCCTACGGCGACGGCTACATCCTCCCGGACAACGTCCCCGCCAACGAGTTCCTCAACCTCGAGGGCGACAAGATTTCGACCTCCCGCGGCTGGGCCGTGTGGGCGCACGAATACCTGCAGGACTTTCCGGGCAAGGAGGACGTTCTCCGCTACGTGCTCACGGCCAACGCCCCGGAAACCAAGGACAACGACTTCAGCTGGAAGGACTTCCAGCAGCGCAACAACAGCGAGCTCGTGGCCATCTTCGGCAACTTCGTCAACCGCGCGATGGTGCTGACGCACAAATATTTCGGCGGCAAGGTGCCGGCCTGCGGCTCCCTGGAAGACATCGACAAGGAGGCCCTCGCGCAGGTTCCTGCGCTCAAGGCCTCGATGGAGAAGAACATCGAGGAGTTCAAGTTCCGCGAAGCGCTCAAGGACGCGATGGGCATCGCCCGCGTCGGCAACAAATATATCTCCGACACGGAGCCCTGGAAGGTCGCCAAGACCGACCTCGACCGCACGGGCACGATCCTCAACATCTCCCTCCAGATCTGCGCGGACCTCGCGATCGCGTTCGAGCCCTTCACGCCGTTCGCCGCGAAGCGGCTCCGCGAAATGCTCGGCTCCGCCCTCGACTGGGAGGTGCTCGGGCGGCCGCAGATCCTGCCCGCCGGCCACCAGCTCGGCGCGGCGGAGCTGCTCTTCGCCAAGATTGAGGACGCCGCCATCGACGCGCAGCTCGCGCGCCTGGACCGCATCCGCGCCGAGCGCGAGGCGGCCGCCAAGGCGGAGGCCGCCAAGCTGGTGGCGCCGCAGAAGGCCGAGTGCACCTTCGACGAGTTCGAGAAGATGGACATCCGCACCGCCACGGTGCTGGAGGCGGAGCGCGTCCCCAAGACGGACAAGCTCCTCAAGCTCACGATCGACACGGGCATCGACCGCCGCGTGATCGTGTCCGGCATCGCCGAGTACTACACGCCGGAGGCGATGGTCGGCAAGCAGATCTGCATCCTGGCCAATCTCCAGCCGCGCACCATCCGCGGCATCGAGAGCCACGGCATGATCCTGATGGCCAAGCAGGGCGACGGCTCGATGCGTTTCATCACGCCGCAGGAGGCCGTCAGCAATGGCGCGATTGTTGGATAA
- a CDS encoding DNA primase: MIPQETVNLILDTAQIADVVSDYVTLKRRGANFVACCPFHNEKTPSFYVSPSKGIYKCFGCGKAGTAVGFVMEQEHCSYVEALRYLARKYHIEIVEEEESAEEIARRQRSESLLLVSEFARKFFSDQLKDGEGRAVGYQYYRSRGIEDATIERWGLGWAPSGRTALVDAARAAGYKDEYLLGAGLAVQNDDGSLSDKFRERVMFPIHSVSGRVIAFSGRTLRSDNPAKYVNSPETEIYIKSRNLLGIYFAKSDIAREDRCILVEGNVDVVMMHQLGITNVVASCGTSLTVEQVRLIKKFTENITVMYDGDSAGIHAAERAVPMILAEGMNVRVVLLPDGDDPDSFSRKHSRDEVREFIAANEKDFVVFKTEKLLGQAAGDPLKKAGLINDIADTVAQIPDAVKRSTYAEATAQRFGIEVSILFDRIARTRRKIQEDALKAAEREERRRRNDLPPSAWETVTAEPEAAPVQPVVEKVQEENRILAPAERDLLYFLLRHGCDELDFESDSDYYSGSEQDKPSVADFIRGAFSDGTQMANSVYRAVYDAYFALYDEGYGQAEIVKGLLDSADRGMAEVVSQLSTEKYRLTIQAFENAMTTKASWLVAQVPRAILGYAERRMQDRYEQLRRDLPQAGSEQQETAILQEMVKIQAAQRRIKQKMGREKNAK; the protein is encoded by the coding sequence GTGATACCGCAGGAGACCGTCAATCTGATTCTGGACACCGCACAGATCGCGGATGTGGTGAGCGATTACGTGACGCTGAAGCGCCGCGGGGCCAATTTCGTGGCCTGCTGCCCGTTCCACAACGAGAAGACGCCCTCCTTCTACGTTTCGCCCTCCAAGGGCATCTACAAATGCTTCGGCTGCGGCAAGGCCGGCACGGCCGTCGGCTTCGTGATGGAGCAGGAGCACTGCTCCTACGTCGAGGCGCTGCGCTATCTGGCGCGCAAATACCACATCGAGATCGTCGAGGAGGAGGAGTCCGCGGAAGAAATCGCCCGCCGGCAGCGCAGCGAGAGCCTGCTGCTGGTGTCGGAGTTCGCCCGCAAGTTCTTCTCCGACCAGCTCAAGGACGGCGAAGGCCGCGCCGTGGGCTATCAGTACTACCGCTCGCGCGGCATCGAGGACGCCACCATCGAGCGCTGGGGACTGGGCTGGGCGCCCTCCGGGCGGACCGCCCTCGTGGACGCCGCCCGCGCCGCCGGCTACAAGGATGAATACCTGCTGGGCGCCGGCCTGGCGGTGCAGAACGACGATGGTTCGCTCTCGGACAAGTTCCGCGAACGCGTGATGTTCCCGATCCACTCCGTGAGCGGGCGCGTGATCGCCTTCAGCGGCCGCACGCTGCGCTCCGACAATCCCGCGAAGTACGTCAATTCGCCGGAGACGGAGATCTACATCAAGAGCCGCAACCTGCTGGGCATCTATTTCGCCAAGAGCGACATCGCCCGGGAGGACCGCTGCATCCTGGTGGAGGGCAACGTGGACGTGGTGATGATGCACCAGCTCGGTATCACGAACGTCGTGGCATCCTGTGGCACCTCGCTCACGGTGGAGCAGGTGCGCCTGATCAAGAAATTCACGGAGAACATCACCGTGATGTACGACGGCGACTCGGCCGGCATCCACGCCGCCGAGCGCGCCGTGCCGATGATCCTCGCCGAGGGGATGAACGTCCGCGTGGTGCTGCTGCCGGACGGCGACGACCCGGATTCCTTCTCCCGCAAGCATTCGCGGGACGAGGTGCGCGAGTTCATCGCGGCCAACGAGAAGGACTTCGTCGTCTTCAAGACGGAGAAGCTCCTCGGCCAGGCCGCGGGCGACCCGCTCAAGAAGGCGGGCCTGATCAACGACATCGCCGACACGGTCGCGCAGATTCCCGACGCCGTCAAGCGCTCGACCTATGCCGAGGCCACGGCGCAGCGCTTCGGCATCGAGGTGTCGATCCTCTTCGACCGGATCGCGCGGACGCGCCGCAAGATCCAGGAAGACGCCCTCAAGGCGGCGGAGCGCGAGGAGCGCCGGCGCCGCAACGACCTGCCGCCGAGCGCCTGGGAGACGGTCACGGCGGAGCCCGAAGCGGCCCCCGTCCAGCCGGTTGTCGAGAAAGTGCAGGAAGAGAACCGCATTCTCGCTCCCGCGGAACGGGATTTGCTGTACTTTTTGCTCCGTCACGGATGTGACGAGCTGGATTTCGAGAGCGACTCCGACTACTACAGCGGCAGCGAGCAGGACAAACCCAGCGTGGCCGACTTTATCCGCGGCGCTTTCAGCGACGGCACGCAGATGGCCAACAGCGTCTACAGGGCCGTTTATGACGCCTATTTCGCCCTCTATGACGAGGGCTACGGGCAGGCCGAGATCGTCAAGGGCCTGCTGGACAGCGCCGACCGCGGCATGGCGGAGGTCGTCTCGCAGCTCTCCACGGAGAAGTACCGCCTGACGATCCAGGCCTTCGAGAATGCGATGACCACCAAAGCTTCCTGGCTGGTCGCGCAGGTCCCGCGCGCCATCCTCGGCTATGCCGAGCGGCGCATGCAGGACCGCTATGAGCAGCTCCGCCGCGACCTCCCGCAGGCCGGGTCGGAGCAGCAGGAGACGGCCATCCTCCAGGAGATGGTCAAGATCCAGGCCGCGCAGCGGCGGATCAAACAGAAAATGGGAAGAGAAAAAAACGCAAAATAA
- a CDS encoding ATP-dependent DNA helicase RecQ, translated as MKPDSALIHKTLKEFFGYDAFKADQEQIISHLIGGGDAFVLMPTGGGKSLCYQLPALVMDGTAIIISPLIALMKNQVDLLRGFVAGSESIAHFLNSSLSRQQIDEVREDLLSGKTKLLYVAPESLTKEENVQLLREVRISFYAVDEAHCISEWGHDFRPEYRRIRALVDQIGRAPIIALTATATPKVQSDILKNLGIPDAAVFKSSFNRPNLYYEIRDKVDPEKDIIKFIRQNPGKSGIIYCLSRKKVEEMAELLCINGIKALPYHAGLDARLRAENQDKFLMEEVQVIVATIAFGMGIDKPDIRFVIHYDIPKSIESYYQETGRAGRDGQEGICIAYYSYKDIQKLEKFMQGKPIAEQEISRQLLSEVLAYAESSQCRRKLLLHYFGEEYTVDNCQCCDNCLHPKPTFDGRKEMQLVIRLIQALPEHFKLDHLANILAGVSNSLIKSYKHDELPFFGKGAPHSEKFWCTVIHQGLTAHLLVKEIEAYGLIHVTELGEKFEKDPWELRLVEDRVFAATGGDDEDDDETAAAAVAMKAGGGAGDPVLLAMLKDLRRDLGKRLKLQPWIIFGDPALEDMSILYPVTFDELKNCQGVGEGKARKFGEEFIKLIKKYVDENEIERPDDFVVKSTPNKSAAKVAIIQSIDRRMDLEDIAEARGMDMDELLGEIEAIVSSGTKLNLDYYIECNIDADIVEEIYRYFKEEATSDDVQAAIDALGPDYYEIEVRLVRLKFLCEIAQ; from the coding sequence ATGAAACCCGATTCGGCGCTGATTCACAAGACTCTCAAGGAGTTTTTCGGCTACGACGCCTTCAAGGCGGACCAGGAACAGATCATCTCTCACCTGATTGGAGGGGGTGACGCTTTCGTCCTGATGCCCACCGGAGGCGGCAAGTCGCTGTGCTATCAGCTGCCGGCTCTGGTGATGGATGGTACAGCGATCATCATCTCTCCGCTGATCGCCCTGATGAAGAATCAGGTGGACCTGTTGCGCGGCTTCGTGGCCGGCTCGGAGAGCATCGCGCATTTCCTCAATTCCTCGCTGTCGCGCCAGCAGATCGATGAGGTCCGCGAGGACCTGCTCTCCGGCAAGACGAAGCTCCTGTACGTGGCGCCCGAGTCGCTGACCAAGGAGGAGAACGTCCAGCTGCTGCGCGAGGTCCGGATCTCCTTCTACGCCGTGGACGAAGCGCACTGTATTTCGGAGTGGGGACACGATTTCCGCCCGGAATACCGCCGCATCCGCGCGCTGGTGGACCAGATCGGCCGTGCGCCCATCATCGCGCTCACGGCCACGGCCACGCCCAAGGTGCAGAGCGACATCCTCAAGAACCTCGGCATCCCGGACGCCGCGGTCTTCAAGTCTTCGTTCAACCGCCCCAACCTCTACTACGAGATCCGCGACAAGGTGGATCCCGAGAAGGACATCATCAAGTTCATCCGCCAGAATCCCGGCAAGTCCGGCATCATCTACTGCCTGAGCCGCAAGAAGGTGGAGGAGATGGCCGAACTGCTGTGCATCAACGGCATCAAGGCCCTCCCGTACCACGCGGGCCTGGACGCCCGCCTGCGCGCGGAGAACCAGGACAAGTTCCTGATGGAGGAGGTCCAGGTGATCGTGGCCACGATCGCCTTCGGCATGGGCATCGACAAGCCGGACATCCGCTTCGTCATCCATTACGACATCCCGAAGAGCATCGAGAGCTACTACCAGGAGACGGGCCGTGCCGGCCGCGACGGGCAGGAAGGCATCTGCATCGCCTACTACAGCTACAAGGACATCCAGAAGCTGGAGAAGTTCATGCAGGGCAAGCCCATCGCCGAGCAGGAGATCAGCCGCCAGCTGCTCTCCGAGGTCCTGGCCTACGCCGAGTCGAGCCAGTGCCGGCGCAAGCTCCTGCTGCATTATTTCGGCGAAGAATACACGGTTGACAACTGCCAGTGCTGCGACAACTGCCTCCATCCCAAGCCGACCTTCGATGGCCGCAAGGAGATGCAGCTGGTGATCCGCCTCATCCAGGCGCTTCCCGAGCACTTCAAGCTGGACCACCTGGCCAACATCCTGGCCGGGGTGTCCAATTCGCTCATCAAGTCCTACAAGCACGACGAGCTGCCGTTCTTCGGCAAGGGCGCACCGCACTCCGAGAAGTTCTGGTGCACCGTCATCCACCAGGGGCTGACCGCCCACCTGCTGGTCAAGGAGATCGAGGCCTACGGCCTGATCCACGTCACGGAGCTGGGCGAGAAGTTCGAGAAGGATCCGTGGGAGCTGCGTCTCGTGGAGGACCGCGTCTTTGCCGCCACCGGCGGCGACGACGAGGACGACGACGAGACGGCGGCGGCCGCCGTGGCCATGAAGGCCGGCGGCGGCGCGGGCGACCCGGTGCTGCTCGCGATGCTCAAGGACCTGCGCAGGGACCTGGGCAAGCGCCTCAAGCTCCAGCCCTGGATCATCTTCGGCGACCCGGCCCTGGAGGATATGTCCATCCTCTACCCGGTGACCTTCGACGAGCTCAAGAACTGCCAGGGCGTCGGCGAGGGCAAGGCCCGCAAGTTCGGCGAGGAGTTCATCAAGCTGATCAAGAAATACGTCGACGAGAACGAGATCGAGCGTCCGGACGACTTCGTGGTCAAGTCCACGCCCAACAAGTCCGCCGCCAAGGTGGCGATCATCCAGAGCATCGACCGGCGGATGGACCTCGAAGACATCGCCGAGGCGCGCGGGATGGACATGGACGAGCTGCTCGGCGAGATCGAGGCCATCGTGTCCAGCGGCACCAAGCTCAACCTGGACTACTACATCGAGTGCAACATCGACGCAGACATCGTCGAGGAGATCTATAGATATTTCAAGGAGGAAGCCACGTCGGACGACGTGCAGGCCGCCATCGACGCGCTCGGACCGGACTACTACGAGATTGAAGTCCGCCTTGTCCGGCTGAAATTCCTATGTGAGATCGCACAGTGA
- a CDS encoding Uncharacterized conserved protein, DUF1015 family yields MVRVKPFAALRPPKGIVTEVAAPPYDVLNSEEAKKMAGEKSLLHITKPEIDFDPIAGEHEQRTYDRAVENFQAWQKKGWLVREDKEKYYVYAQTMGERTQYGIVLCAHTDDYAEGIIKKHELTRKDKEDDRMIHVRIQNANIEPVFFAFKDNAELGAIIAKTAAGAPEYRFVDENGFTHTFWVIDDDAVNARITEIFTHDVDAFYVADGHHRTAAAARVGAEKRAQNPAHTGNEEYNYFMAVCFPQSQLAIIDYNRVVKDLNGLSTEAFFEALGKDFTVERKSEKAEIYKPAGLHNFSMYIEGAWYSLTAKPGRYDDSDPIGVLDVTILSNLVLDKILGIKDLRTSDRIDFVGGIRGLGELSRRVDSGEMKVAFALYPVSLQQLINIADTGNIMPPKTTWFEPKLRSGLAIHTLD; encoded by the coding sequence ATGGTACGAGTCAAACCTTTTGCCGCCCTGCGGCCGCCTAAAGGCATCGTGACTGAAGTTGCGGCGCCGCCTTATGATGTGTTGAATTCCGAAGAAGCGAAAAAGATGGCCGGGGAGAAGTCCCTCCTGCACATCACCAAGCCCGAGATCGACTTCGATCCGATCGCCGGCGAGCACGAGCAGCGCACCTACGACCGCGCCGTGGAGAATTTCCAGGCCTGGCAGAAGAAAGGCTGGCTGGTCCGCGAGGACAAGGAGAAGTACTATGTCTACGCCCAGACGATGGGCGAGCGCACGCAGTACGGCATCGTGCTCTGCGCCCACACCGACGACTACGCCGAAGGCATCATCAAGAAGCATGAGCTGACCCGCAAGGACAAGGAGGACGACCGCATGATCCACGTCCGCATCCAGAACGCCAACATCGAGCCCGTCTTCTTCGCCTTCAAGGACAACGCCGAACTCGGCGCCATCATCGCGAAGACCGCCGCCGGCGCGCCCGAATACAGGTTCGTCGACGAAAACGGCTTCACCCACACTTTCTGGGTGATCGATGACGACGCGGTCAACGCCCGCATCACCGAGATCTTCACCCACGACGTCGACGCCTTCTACGTGGCCGACGGCCACCACCGCACGGCTGCGGCTGCGCGCGTGGGCGCGGAGAAGCGCGCGCAGAACCCTGCGCACACGGGCAATGAAGAATACAACTACTTCATGGCGGTGTGCTTCCCGCAGAGCCAGCTCGCCATCATCGACTACAACCGTGTGGTGAAGGACCTCAACGGCCTGAGCACGGAAGCGTTCTTCGAGGCCCTCGGGAAGGACTTCACCGTCGAGCGCAAATCAGAGAAAGCAGAAATCTACAAGCCCGCAGGGCTGCATAATTTCTCGATGTATATCGAGGGCGCCTGGTACAGCCTGACCGCCAAACCCGGACGCTATGACGATTCAGACCCCATCGGGGTGCTGGACGTGACCATCCTTTCCAACCTGGTGCTGGACAAGATTCTCGGCATCAAGGACCTGCGTACCTCGGACCGCATCGACTTCGTCGGCGGCATCCGCGGTCTCGGCGAACTCTCCCGCCGTGTGGATAGCGGCGAGATGAAGGTAGCCTTCGCTTTATACCCGGTCAGCCTGCAGCAGCTCATCAATATTGCCGACACCGGCAATATCATGCCGCCCAAGACGACCTGGTTCGAGCCCAAGCTCCGCTCCGGGCTCGCCATCCACACCTTAGACTAA
- a CDS encoding D-3-phosphoglycerate dehydrogenase — protein MKVLVATQKPFAAAAVAGIRQIVEEAGYELALLEKYADQADLVAAVADADALIVRSDKVTAEVVAAAPKLKIVVRAGAGFDNLDLPACTAKGIVAMNTPGQNANAVAELAIALMIFMARTQFTPATGSEIQGKTLGIQAFGNVGRLVGAKAAALGMKVKALDPFLTPDQIRAGGAEPVTTLDELYAGSDYVSLHIPATPQTVGSIGYDLLSKMPKGATLVNTARKEVIDEAGLAKALEERPDLKYVADVAPDNLAALQEKFGLRVFATPKKMGAQTAEANVNAGLAAARQIVSFFKDGCTKFQLNK, from the coding sequence ATGAAAGTACTCGTCGCCACCCAGAAGCCTTTCGCGGCCGCAGCGGTCGCAGGCATCCGCCAGATTGTAGAGGAAGCGGGCTATGAGCTCGCCCTGCTCGAGAAATATGCTGACCAGGCCGACCTGGTCGCCGCCGTCGCCGACGCCGACGCGCTGATTGTCCGTTCGGACAAGGTCACCGCCGAGGTCGTCGCCGCCGCGCCCAAGCTCAAGATCGTCGTGCGTGCCGGCGCAGGTTTCGACAACCTCGACCTGCCCGCCTGCACGGCCAAGGGCATCGTTGCCATGAATACTCCCGGCCAGAACGCCAACGCCGTGGCCGAGCTCGCCATCGCGCTGATGATCTTCATGGCCCGCACCCAGTTCACCCCGGCCACCGGCTCCGAGATCCAGGGCAAGACCCTCGGCATCCAGGCCTTCGGCAACGTGGGCCGGCTGGTCGGCGCCAAGGCTGCCGCCCTCGGCATGAAGGTCAAGGCCCTCGACCCGTTCCTCACCCCGGACCAGATCCGTGCCGGCGGCGCCGAGCCTGTCACCACGCTCGACGAGCTCTATGCCGGCAGCGACTACGTCAGCCTGCATATCCCCGCCACGCCCCAGACCGTCGGCAGCATCGGCTATGACCTGCTGTCCAAGATGCCGAAGGGTGCGACCCTCGTCAACACCGCCCGCAAGGAGGTCATCGACGAGGCGGGCCTCGCCAAGGCGCTCGAGGAGCGCCCGGACCTCAAATACGTCGCTGACGTGGCTCCGGACAACCTCGCCGCCCTGCAGGAGAAGTTCGGCCTGCGCGTCTTCGCCACGCCCAAGAAGATGGGCGCCCAGACCGCCGAGGCCAACGTCAACGCCGGCCTCGCCGCCGCCCGCCAGATCGTCTCCTTCTTCAAGGACGGCTGCACGAAGTTCCAGCTGAACAAGTAG
- a CDS encoding phosphoserine aminotransferase apoenzyme: MGKKHVFNAGPCVLPQAVIDNTIEALKDFKGTGVSLLSISHRTKGWDETMDECRALWKEILDIPEGYEVVFLGGGASLEFLYVPMNFLEHKAGYLETGVWAKKALKEAKGLGEAFAVASSADKNYNYIPKGYEIPKDLDYFHITTNNTIYGTEIKEDIDCPVPLIADMSSDILSRRVDVSKYTMIYGGAQKNAGPAGVTFAIVKKDALGKVSRYIPTMLDYRTHIDKLSMFNTPPVFGIFVMNEMLKWLKGLGGIDAIHAINVKKAETLYAEIDRNPLFVGTAAKEDRSIMNVCFVMSEGHEDLQDEFLKFATERDMVGIKGHRSVGGFRASLYNACTQEDVDALVAVMQEFAKIHA, from the coding sequence ATGGGTAAAAAACATGTCTTCAACGCTGGCCCCTGCGTACTTCCGCAGGCGGTCATCGACAACACCATCGAGGCCCTGAAGGATTTCAAGGGCACCGGTGTCTCCCTTCTTTCGATCTCCCACCGCACCAAGGGCTGGGATGAAACGATGGACGAATGTCGCGCGCTCTGGAAAGAGATCCTGGACATTCCCGAAGGCTACGAAGTCGTCTTCCTGGGCGGCGGCGCCAGCCTCGAGTTCCTTTATGTTCCCATGAATTTCCTGGAGCACAAGGCCGGTTATCTCGAGACCGGTGTCTGGGCCAAGAAAGCCCTCAAGGAGGCCAAGGGTCTCGGCGAGGCTTTTGCCGTGGCCAGCTCCGCTGACAAGAATTACAACTATATCCCGAAGGGCTATGAGATCCCGAAGGATCTGGACTATTTCCATATCACCACGAACAATACGATCTACGGTACCGAGATCAAGGAAGATATCGACTGCCCCGTGCCCCTCATCGCGGACATGTCCTCCGATATCCTGAGCCGCCGCGTCGACGTCAGCAAGTATACGATGATCTACGGCGGCGCGCAGAAGAATGCCGGTCCTGCCGGCGTGACCTTCGCCATCGTCAAGAAGGACGCCCTCGGCAAAGTCTCCCGCTACATCCCGACGATGCTCGACTACCGCACGCACATCGACAAGCTCTCGATGTTCAATACCCCGCCGGTGTTCGGCATCTTCGTGATGAACGAGATGCTGAAGTGGCTCAAGGGCCTCGGCGGCATCGACGCCATCCACGCGATCAACGTCAAGAAGGCTGAGACCCTCTACGCCGAAATCGACCGCAACCCGCTCTTCGTCGGCACCGCCGCCAAGGAGGACCGTTCCATCATGAACGTCTGTTTCGTGATGTCCGAAGGCCACGAAGACCTGCAGGACGAGTTCCTGAAGTTCGCGACCGAGCGTGATATGGTGGGCATCAAGGGCCACCGCTCCGTCGGCGGCTTCCGCGCCTCCCTCTACAATGCCTGTACGCAGGAGGATGTCGACGCCCTCGTCGCCGTGATGCAGGAATTTGCCAAGATCCACGCATAA
- a CDS encoding FKBP-type peptidyl-prolyl cis-trans isomerase FkpA: MKTIKIFAALLMGLSVAACSGQPSGETLPKEFRSTKAEVDSVSYLIGINFGSWVKNYDFGSDLNYAEVVKGIKDFVAAKGDSRDPEFVKQFKVDPNRMNDLFNNYLEKRHSGVAMMNKQKGEKFLESNGKKDGVVTTGSGLQYKIIEAGNDVKAGPRDTVWVRYKGSLLDGTVFDEVAADADPIRLTLNRVIPGWTEGLQLVGEGGKIDLFIPYELGYGEQGNQAIPGNSTLIFNVEVTKVGKVAEVAEASAE; encoded by the coding sequence ATGAAGACAATCAAAATTTTCGCGGCCCTGCTGATGGGCCTGTCTGTGGCGGCTTGCTCCGGCCAGCCGTCCGGGGAGACGCTCCCCAAGGAATTCCGGTCCACCAAGGCCGAGGTCGATTCCGTGAGCTATCTGATCGGTATCAACTTCGGCAGCTGGGTCAAGAACTACGATTTCGGTTCCGACCTCAACTATGCCGAGGTCGTCAAGGGCATCAAGGATTTCGTGGCCGCCAAGGGCGATTCCCGCGACCCTGAATTCGTCAAGCAGTTCAAGGTGGATCCCAACCGGATGAACGACCTGTTCAACAACTACCTGGAGAAGCGTCACAGCGGCGTCGCGATGATGAACAAGCAGAAGGGAGAGAAATTCCTCGAGAGCAACGGCAAGAAGGACGGCGTCGTCACGACCGGTTCCGGCCTGCAGTATAAGATCATCGAGGCCGGCAACGACGTGAAGGCCGGTCCGCGCGATACCGTGTGGGTGCGCTACAAGGGCTCCCTCCTCGACGGCACCGTGTTTGACGAGGTGGCTGCCGATGCCGATCCGATCCGCCTGACGCTCAACCGCGTCATCCCCGGCTGGACCGAGGGCCTGCAGCTGGTCGGCGAGGGCGGCAAGATCGACCTCTTCATCCCGTATGAGCTCGGTTATGGCGAGCAGGGCAACCAGGCCATCCCGGGCAACTCCACCCTGATCTTCAACGTGGAGGTGACCAAGGTCGGCAAAGTCGCCGAGGTCGCCGAGGCGTCCGCCGAGTAG